A genomic stretch from Microplitis mediator isolate UGA2020A chromosome 10, iyMicMedi2.1, whole genome shotgun sequence includes:
- the LOC130676235 gene encoding cysteine-rich venom protein 6-like produces MSRFLLISLFLIAAVVLQVTADSICDAVECSENRQCYECKQCTKTCKNPNPMCPRICDPGPDCACITGYVLHNNKCIPKSNCPGA; encoded by the exons ATGTCTCGATTTTTATTGATCAGCCTTTTCCTCATCGCTGCCGTAGTGT TACAAGTTACGGCAGATTCAATATGTGACGCTGTTGAATGTTCAGAAAACCGACAATGCTATGAATGTAAACAGTGTACTAAAACATGCAAAAATCCGAACCCAATGTGTCCAAGG ATATGCGACCCAGGTCCAGATTGTGCTTGTATAACGGGTTATGTTCTTCATAATAACAAATGCATTCCCAAGAGTAATTGCCCGGGAgcttaa
- the LOC130676237 gene encoding SCO-spondin-like produces MPGLALISIFFITLLTIYSVNSQDCGTNERFYPCGPCETKCSDIQPISCPADYCHTARCGCNVGYIRDDKIGQCVDPGTCS; encoded by the exons atgccAGGACTTGCATtgatttctatttttttcatcacgcTTTTGACTAttt attCTGTGAATTCCCAAGATTGTGGTACTAATGAAAGATTTTATCCTTGTGGACCGTGTGAAACTAAATGCAGTGACATACAGCCCATATCTTGTCCAGCA gaTTATTGTCACACAGCAAGATGTGGTTGTAATGTTGGATATATAAGAGATGACAAGATCGGACAGTGTGTTGACCCAGGAACatgttcataa
- the LOC130676232 gene encoding chymotrypsin inhibitor-like, producing MSQFLLVKVFFICSVYAVYARPENCTEDCGENAFCNPCGDACEIFCSDKQGKPCPRICKLPACQCEENFVRDNATKKCVPREKCSENN from the exons ATGTCGCAATTCTTATTAGTCAAAGTATTTTTCATTTGCTCTGTATACGCCGTTt atgCAAGGCCTGAGAATTGCACTGAGGACTGTGGCGAAAATGCATTTTGCAATCCGTGTGGAGATGCTTGTGAGATTTTTTGTTCAGACAAACAAGGAAAACCTTGTCCACGa atttgTAAACTTCCGGCTTGTCAAtgtgaagaaaattttgtaagagatAACGCTACTAAAAAGTGTGTCCCTCGTGAAAAGTGTTCTGAGAATAATTag
- the LOC130676220 gene encoding tenascin-X-like has translation MSRFLLISLVFAATLIISIDATCQPRCHGRNEQWYPCGACDSKCGIKVSCLTVCRKGSCGCKPGYVRNSYGTCMLEKYCPKTPRCGKNEELKMCGACDSTCREEMACTRECRLPECGCKKGYVRSDYGECILRCDCPKYPTCGKNEEVKICGACDNTCQGNMSCTLDCRPPECGCKKGYVRSDYGECILPSDCPKYPTCGKNEEVKICGACDNTCQGNVSCTLDCRPPECGCKKGYVRSDYGECILPSDCPKYPTCGKNEEVKICGACDNTCQGNVSCTLDCRPPECGCKKGYVRSDYGECILPSDCPKYPTCGKNEEVKICGACDSTCEGDVACTRECRPPECGCKKGYVRNDYGECILKGDCPKYPTCGKNEEVKICGACDNTCQRNVSCTLACRSPECGCKDGYVRNDGKCILPCDCPKYPTCGENEELKMCGACDSTCTVQKKCSKECRHPECGCKDGYVRSNNGKCIPKCDCPKLPTCGENEEIKMCGACDNTCKGNVSCTLACRTPECGCKKGYVRNNGKCILPCDCPKYPTCGENEELKKCGACDSTCTAQGKCSRECRHPECGCKDGYVRSNNGKCIPKCDCPKLPTCGENEEIKMCGACDSTCDGDKACKLACRHPECGCKKGYVRSKCGKCIRKCDCSKPCSC, from the exons atgtctcgatttttattaataagccTTGTTTTCGCTGCTACTCTTATCATAa GCATTGACGCTACTTGTCAACCGCGATGTCATGGAAGAAATGAACAGTGGTATCCATGTGGAGCATGTGATTCTAAATGTGGAATCAAAGTTTCTTGTTTAACA gtGTGTAGAAAAGGATCATGTGGCTGTAAGCCCGGATACGTGAGAAATAGCTATGGCACATGTATGCTTGAGAAATACTGTCCTAAAACTCCGAGGTGTGGAAAGAATGAAGAGCTTAAGATGTGTGGGGCATGTGATAGTACTTGTAGGGAAGAGATGGCTTGTACAAGA gAATGTCGTCTTCCCGAATGTGGTTGCAAAAAAGGATATGTCAGAAGTGATTATGGCGAATGCATTCTTCGATGCGATTGTCCTAAATATCCAACATGTGGGAAAAATGAAGAGGTGAAAATTTGCGGGGCATGTGATAATACATGCCAAGGAAATATGTCCTGTACACTa gACTGCCGTCCTCCCGAATGTGGTTGCAAAAAAGGATATGTGAGAAGTGATTATGGCGAATGTATTCTTCCAAGCGATTGTCCTAAATATCCAACATGTGGGAAAAATGAAGAGGTGAAAATTTGCGGGGCATGTGATAATACATGCCAAGGAAATGTGTCCTGTACACTa gACTGCCGTCCTCCCGAATGTGGTTGCAAAAAAGGATATGTGAGAAGTGATTATGGTGAATGTATTCTTCCAAGCGATTGTCCTAAATATCCAACATGTGGGAAAAATGAAGAGGTGAAAATTTGCGGGGCATGTGATAATACATGCCAAGGAAATGTGTCCTGTACACTa gACTGCCGTCCTCCCGAATGTGGTTGCAAAAAAGGATATGTGAGAAGTGATTATGGTGAATGTATTCTTCCAAGCGATTGCCCTAAATATCCAACATGTGGGAAAAATGAAGAGGTGAAAATTTGCGGGGCATGTGATAGTACGTGTGAGGGAGATGTGGCTTGTACAAGA GAATGCCGTCCTCCCGAATGTGGTTGCAAAAAAGGATACGTGAGAAATGATTATGGAGAGTGTATCCTCAAAGGCGATTGCCCTAAATATCCAACATGTGGGAAAAATGAGGAGGTGAAAATTTGCGGGGCATGTGATAATACATGTCAAAGAAATGTGTCCTGTACACTa GCATGCCGTTCTCCCGAATGTGGTTGCAAAGATGGATATGTGAGAAATGATGGAAAATGCATCCTCCCGTGCGATTGTCCTAAATATCCAACATGTGGAGAAAACGAAGAGCTAAAGATGTGTGGGGCATGTGATAGTACATGTACGGTGCAAAAAAAGTGTTCGAAA GAATGCCGTCATCCCGAATGTGGTTGCAAAGATGGATATGTCAGAAGTAATAACGGCAAGTGCATCCCTAAATGCGATTGCCCCAAACTTCCAACATGTGGAGAAAATGAAGAGATAAAGATGTGCGGGGCATGTGATAATACATGTAAAGGAAATGTGTCCTGTACACTC GCATGCCGAACTCCCGAATGTGGTTGCAAAAAAGGATATGTGAGAAATAATGGAAAATGCATCCTCCCGTGCGATTGTCCTAAATATCCAACATGTGGAGAAAACGAAGAGCTAAAGAAGTGTGGGGCATGTGATAGTACATGTACGGCGCAAGGAAAGTGTTCAAGA GAATGCCGTCATCCCGAATGTGGTTGCAAAGATGGATATGTCAGAAGTAACAACGGCAAGTGCATTCCTAAATGCGATTGCCCCAAACTTCCAACATGTGGAGAAAATGAAGAGATAAAGATGTGCGGAGCATGTGATAGTACATGTGATGGAGATAAGGCTTGTAAATTa gCATGCCGTCATCCTGAATGTGGTTGCAAAAAAGGATACGTCAGAAGTAAATGTGGCAAGTGCATCCGTAAATGCGATTGTTCCAAACCTTGCAGctgttaa